From a region of the Lactuca sativa cultivar Salinas chromosome 4, Lsat_Salinas_v11, whole genome shotgun sequence genome:
- the LOC111886634 gene encoding alkane hydroxylase MAH1, with product MVLPFGYCEIILAAICYYCLSVFRQRHAMIFEWPLVGMLPALLRRVSRIHDLCIHVLSRTGGTFLVKGPRFLHMDMLGTVDPADIHHIMSSNFLNFPKGEEFKEIFELLGDGIFNSDYELWKSHRKLINALISNMNFLRFIAKMNREKVAKGLIPVLDYVASTGVVVDIQDVFQRLTFDTTCMFVTGYDPGCLSVDFKDVPFSRAMDEAEEAIFSRHILPKNVWKLQRWLGVGKEKKLKEARETLDDVIEGLISRKRKDLSEGIVSKDDSKGIDILTSLITCEPECFGDGFKYDDKFLRDTILNLMIAGRDTTSSSLTWFLWLVITHPNVEKKIREEIKAIIPTSEMKSFKLFETEETNKLVYLHAAFCEALRLYPPVPFQHKAPVQPDVLPSGHRVYPNMKIMFSLYAMGRMKTIWGDDSWEFKPERWISDKHMIRHEPSYKFLSFNAGPRTCIGKHVAFTQIKAVGATILHNYKFEMEEGHVVAPNVSVILYMKHGLKVRVACRWA from the exons ATGGTGCTCCCCTTCGGCTACTGTGAGATCATCCTCGCAGCAATCTGCTACTACTGTCTCTCTGTTTTCCGGCAACGGCACGCGATGATATTTGAGTGGCCGTTGGTAGGGATGCTTCCAGCACTGCTTCGTCGTGTCAGCAGGATCCACGACCTGTGTATCCATGTTCTCAGCCGCACCGGCGGCACTTTCTTGGTCAAAGGTCCAAGGTTCCTTCACATGGACATGTTGGGTACCGTTGATCCCGCCGATATCCACCACATCATGAGCTCCAACTTCTTGAATTTCCCAAAAGGCGAAGAGTTCAAGGAGATTTTTGAACTTCTCGGAGACGGGATTTTCAATTCCGATTACGAGTTGTGGAAGAGCCACCGGAAACTTATCAATGCTTTGATTAGTAATATGAATTTTCTGCGGTTCATTGCTAAGATGAACAGGGAGAAAGTTGCTAAAGGCTTGATTCCGGTTCTTGACTATGTGGCGTCAACAGGAGTTGTGGTCGACATCCAAGATGTGTTTCAAAGGCTAACCTTTGACACTACTTGCATGTTCGTAACTGGATACGACCCTGGTTGCTTATCTGTTGATTTCAAAGATGTGCCGTTCTCGAGAGCCATGGACGAAGCTGAAGAAGCCATCTTCTCACGTCACATCCTTCCAAAAAACGTGTGGAAGCTACAAAGGTGGCTAGGTGTTGGGAAAGAGAAGAAACTTAAGGAGGCACGCGAAACCTTAGATGATGTGATAGAAGGTCTCATTTCAAGAAAAAGAAAAGACTTGAGTGAAGGAATCGTGTCAAAAGATGACTCAAAGGGTATCGACATATTGACTTCATTGATAACGTGCGAGCCTGAATGCTTCGGTGATGGGTTCAAATATGATGATAAGTTCTTAAGAGACACTATCTTGAATTTGATGATTGCAGGGAGGGACACAACAAGCTCATCCCTAACATGGTTCCTTTGGCTTGTTATCACCCACCCAAACGTCGAGAAAAAGATTCGAGAGGAGATAAAGGCGATTATCCCAACTTCggaaatgaaaagttttaaacttttcgaaACAGAGGAAACTAACAAGTTGGTTTATCTACATGCCGCGTTTTGCGAAGCCTTAAGGCTATACCCACCTGTTCCATTCCAGCACAAGGCTCCGGTTCAACCTGATGTTCTTCCTAGTGGTCATCGTGTCTATCCCAATATGAAG ATTATGTTTTCTTTGTATGCAATGGGGAGAATGAAAACCATTTGGGGGGACGATAGCTGGGAGTTCAAGCCGGAGAGATGGATCTCCGACAAGCACATGATAAGGCATGAACCGTCGTACAAATTCTTGTCGTTCAACGCTGGCCCAAGGACTTGCATCGGGAAACATGTTGCATTCACTCAAATAAAGGCCGTAGGTGCGACCATTTTACACAATTACAAGTTCGAAATGGAGGAAGGTCACGTAGTGGCTCCTAATGTTTCAGTCATTCTTTACATGAAACATGGACTCAAGGTTAGGGTCGCATGTAGATGGGCTTGA